A genomic region of Streptosporangium lutulentum contains the following coding sequences:
- a CDS encoding serine hydrolase → MVESLIRELRRTLDDAGLSGSFLVRDLHSGDEVGIEPDLEFPIASLVKVPLAVATLERIRKGELDGSTQILVRPGRITTPGPTGLSRFRHPARIAVDDLLYLSTAVSDGTASDALFALTSPAEVSETLRGLGLHGIAVRHTMQELVETPAERLDPDNTHLAYFLAIEAGTAGRGHRLPQLDVTRANAGSARALMNLLQALWTPSSIDPGVSERVRTLMAANLLRHRLAPDFSSDASKWSSKTGTLLNLRHEIGVVEHADGQVFGVAVLTESRVPAISQPGAEALMAQVARTLRDRLRHV, encoded by the coding sequence ATGGTCGAGAGCCTGATCCGTGAACTCCGGCGGACGCTCGACGACGCCGGGTTGAGCGGATCGTTCCTGGTCCGGGACCTGCATTCAGGCGACGAGGTCGGTATCGAGCCGGACCTGGAGTTCCCGATCGCCTCACTCGTCAAGGTCCCGCTCGCCGTCGCGACGCTGGAACGCATCCGGAAGGGTGAACTCGACGGCTCCACGCAGATCCTGGTGCGACCAGGCCGGATCACCACTCCGGGACCGACCGGGCTGAGCAGGTTCAGGCACCCCGCCCGGATCGCCGTCGACGACCTGCTCTACCTCAGCACCGCCGTGAGCGACGGCACGGCGTCGGACGCGCTGTTCGCCCTCACCTCGCCCGCCGAGGTCTCGGAGACGCTGCGCGGGCTGGGGCTCCACGGCATCGCGGTGCGCCACACCATGCAAGAGCTGGTCGAGACCCCGGCGGAACGTCTCGACCCGGACAACACCCATCTGGCCTACTTCCTCGCCATCGAAGCGGGGACGGCCGGGAGGGGACATCGCCTCCCGCAGCTCGACGTGACCCGCGCGAACGCGGGATCCGCGCGAGCGCTCATGAACCTCCTGCAGGCACTGTGGACCCCGTCCTCGATCGACCCGGGGGTCAGCGAGCGGGTGCGGACCCTCATGGCCGCCAACCTCCTGCGGCATCGGCTGGCGCCCGATTTCAGCTCCGACGCCTCGAAGTGGTCCTCCAAGACCGGGACTCTTCTCAACCTCCGCCACGAGATCGGCGTCGTCGAGCACGCCGACGGCCAGGTCTTCGGGGTCGCCGTCCTCACCGAGTCTCGGGTGCCGGCCATCAGCCAGCCCGGGGCCGAGGCGCTCATGGCGCAGGTCGCGCGTACGCTCCGCGATCGGCTACGACACGTGTGA
- a CDS encoding RNA polymerase sigma factor, with product MTDDSQRFTTMYDECRQRVWAYVVSQAGRQVADEVVSETFAIAWRRFDDVPEPALPWLLGVARNVLRDNIRAEIRRESLAGELRAWTEEDHAERVAERLAVLKAMTSLTQDERELLILVAWQGLSPRDAARVVGCSPAAFRVRLHRARKRLVQAMKAAPSVRSRSRVRNLSEEWS from the coding sequence GTGACGGATGATTCTCAGCGGTTCACCACCATGTATGACGAGTGCCGGCAGCGAGTATGGGCCTACGTGGTCAGCCAGGCGGGCCGGCAGGTGGCGGATGAGGTGGTGAGCGAGACATTCGCGATCGCCTGGCGGCGGTTCGACGATGTGCCGGAGCCCGCCCTGCCGTGGCTGCTCGGGGTCGCCCGCAACGTGCTGCGCGACAACATTCGCGCCGAGATCAGGCGCGAGTCGCTCGCCGGCGAGCTGCGTGCCTGGACCGAGGAGGATCACGCCGAGCGGGTGGCCGAGCGGCTGGCCGTTCTCAAGGCGATGACCTCCCTGACCCAGGACGAGCGCGAACTTCTGATCCTCGTGGCCTGGCAGGGACTCAGCCCGCGCGACGCGGCCCGCGTCGTCGGATGCTCTCCGGCGGCCTTCCGCGTGCGGCTGCACCGCGCCCGCAAGCGGCTGGTCCAGGCGATGAAGGCGGCACCGTCGGTCCGCTCCCGGTCCCGGGTGCGCAATCTCAGTGAGGAGTGGTCATGA
- a CDS encoding LysR family transcriptional regulator: MDVLGAWRAFLNVSERGSFTEGAAATRVPQSVASRRIAALERHLGERLFDRSSRGAMLTQFGRDMLPSAKRLVRLADDMEHEAERAKLNPLRLAVPDICTVHDLARLDAEARRNGIYLDLHAAAPAGRTELVRSREVRAALAAVPPTDAVWSVELGLAGATDLPAETVFVEFLRVGRAAQSSRRSRIWIQPEDDVPHIRDRMFRIRDAVGLQPAQVTVSATLTAATAEVLGSADLLLCSPKQAEELGLHWRPVGEIHLVRGFDVSAAVGDDAERIRTRLWQAIARCLGARDQEEGTPSWSRA; encoded by the coding sequence GTGGACGTCCTCGGAGCGTGGAGAGCGTTCCTCAACGTGAGCGAGCGGGGGAGCTTCACGGAGGGCGCGGCGGCCACGCGGGTGCCGCAGTCGGTCGCGAGCCGCCGGATCGCCGCCCTGGAGAGGCACCTCGGGGAGCGGTTGTTCGATCGGTCGTCGCGCGGGGCGATGCTCACCCAGTTCGGCCGTGACATGCTGCCCTCGGCGAAGCGTCTCGTGCGCCTGGCCGACGACATGGAGCACGAAGCGGAACGAGCCAAGCTCAATCCCCTTCGCCTCGCCGTTCCTGACATCTGCACGGTGCACGATCTGGCACGGCTCGACGCGGAGGCGCGCCGGAACGGCATCTACCTCGATCTTCATGCCGCCGCGCCGGCCGGACGGACGGAACTCGTCCGATCTCGCGAGGTCCGCGCCGCCCTCGCGGCGGTACCGCCGACCGACGCGGTCTGGTCCGTGGAGCTCGGGCTCGCCGGGGCCACGGACCTCCCCGCGGAAACCGTCTTCGTCGAGTTCCTCCGGGTCGGCCGAGCCGCGCAGTCGTCGAGGAGGAGCCGGATCTGGATCCAGCCCGAGGACGACGTCCCCCACATCCGCGACCGGATGTTCCGGATTCGAGACGCCGTCGGTCTCCAGCCCGCGCAGGTCACCGTCTCGGCCACGCTCACCGCCGCCACCGCGGAGGTCCTCGGCTCGGCGGACCTCCTCCTGTGCTCGCCCAAGCAGGCCGAGGAGTTGGGGCTGCACTGGCGCCCCGTCGGCGAGATCCACCTCGTCCGCGGCTTCGACGTCTCCGCCGCCGTCGGGGACGACGCGGAGCGCATCCGGACCCGGCTGTGGCAGGCGATCGCTCGCTGCCTGGGCGCGCGTGACCAGGAGGAAGGGACACCGTCATGGTCGAGAGCCTGA
- a CDS encoding sensor histidine kinase, with protein sequence MLRHLRPHSIQARFTLVAGILSLIVLMVIGVGLDLAIRTKIEDGLFQESLRAATYVTGWQAGSTSHLTPKARIDLLQLVDSHGRVLAASPEAASRPFMSTLRPPLYDPVQHRTECSPRSGCVVLTALRIPPLETRVFWQGEPHYVLAGTAQPPLLAEHLLELFIAAGVALIAALATWGTWWTVGRALDPVRAIRARMAEITVTDLSLRVPQPPGCDEIAQLAHTANQTLARLEESATYQRHFASVASHELKNPVAGLQTQLEEALLYPDDVDPRDTIRTSLSTTERLRAIIDDLLSLARVQTVTPAPPEPIDLGALVRDEASARVGDVPVRVRTHGEVKVLGNRIQLIGILSNLLFNAQRHAATIVEVTAAGSDGQAVVTVTDDGDGIAPKDRERVFEPFVRLSDGRRRDPKGNGLGLAISRTAAEVHRGSLRIEDSARGARFVLRLPLMDADRPPARS encoded by the coding sequence TTGTTACGTCATCTGCGTCCACACTCGATTCAGGCACGCTTCACTCTGGTCGCCGGGATCCTGTCCCTGATCGTCCTCATGGTGATCGGAGTCGGCCTGGACCTCGCGATCCGGACCAAGATCGAGGATGGCCTCTTCCAGGAGTCCCTGCGCGCCGCCACCTACGTGACCGGGTGGCAGGCCGGCAGCACCTCGCATCTGACTCCCAAGGCCCGCATCGACCTCCTCCAGCTCGTCGACTCCCACGGCCGGGTGCTGGCGGCCAGCCCGGAGGCGGCGAGCCGGCCGTTCATGAGCACCCTGCGGCCCCCTCTCTACGACCCGGTCCAGCACCGCACCGAGTGTTCCCCCCGCAGCGGGTGCGTCGTGCTCACCGCCCTCCGGATCCCTCCCCTGGAGACCCGCGTCTTCTGGCAGGGCGAACCCCACTATGTCCTCGCCGGAACGGCCCAGCCGCCCCTTCTGGCCGAACATCTCCTGGAGCTCTTCATCGCCGCCGGAGTCGCGCTGATCGCCGCCCTGGCGACCTGGGGGACCTGGTGGACGGTGGGCCGCGCGCTGGACCCCGTGAGGGCGATCCGCGCGAGGATGGCCGAGATCACGGTGACCGACCTGAGTCTGCGGGTGCCCCAGCCGCCCGGTTGTGACGAGATCGCGCAGCTCGCCCACACCGCCAACCAGACCCTGGCCCGGCTGGAGGAGTCGGCGACGTACCAGCGTCATTTCGCCTCGGTCGCCTCCCACGAGCTCAAAAACCCGGTCGCCGGCCTGCAGACGCAGCTGGAGGAGGCGCTGCTGTATCCGGACGACGTGGATCCGCGAGACACCATCAGGACGTCGCTGTCCACCACGGAACGGCTTCGGGCGATCATCGACGACCTGCTGTCGCTCGCCCGCGTCCAAACCGTCACCCCGGCCCCGCCCGAGCCGATCGACCTCGGCGCGCTGGTGAGGGACGAAGCCTCCGCACGGGTCGGAGACGTTCCCGTGCGCGTCCGCACCCACGGTGAGGTGAAGGTTCTCGGCAACCGGATCCAGTTGATCGGAATCCTGAGCAACCTCCTGTTCAACGCGCAGCGACACGCCGCCACGATCGTCGAGGTCACCGCGGCGGGCTCGGACGGCCAGGCGGTGGTGACCGTGACCGACGACGGTGACGGCATCGCCCCGAAGGACCGCGAACGCGTCTTCGAGCCCTTCGTCCGCCTGAGCGACGGACGGCGCCGCGACCCCAAGGGCAACGGGCTCGGCCTTGCCATCTCCCGGACGGCCGCCGAGGTCCACCGCGGAAGCCTGCGGATCGAGGACTCGGCCCGAGGAGCCCGGTTCGTCCTTCGCCTGCCGCTGATGGACGCCGATCGGCCGCCCGCGCGGTCATGA
- a CDS encoding transglycosylase domain-containing protein: MARGSWSKIAYLAGAAVAVGVLTAGLALPAVGGAGVAIVGASDEFDLKPAELTEPPLAEKTTVLDAKGHPIAQFWDVYREIVPLDQVSEVMRKAIVSIEDYRFYEHGAIDLEGTMRALAKNFSSGGVSQGGSSITQQYVKQVLLNTAVTQKEKEKALEPSYARKLNELRYAMGVEQKYTKDQILEKYLNIAYFGAGANGIEAAARRFFGVHASQLNLWQAATLAGAVQLPTATDPDGGAKNRQRLLERRNVVLDRMVDLGAITPQQAAEARSKKLGYKGTPLPGNCAASPYPYFCVYVREEFLRDPVFGKTEEERARLLYRGGLTIKTTLDPRMQAAAEKAIAAHVHASDNPVASEALVQPGTGMIKAMAASREYGTSASKNEMSYNIVADTDHGGIGGFQAGSTFKTFTLITALKQGMRIDDGFTVGNGYRASNYSDFKNCKGENMGAPEHTVTNDEGSPGFKSLQTGTWESVNTFFMELERRVGLCDTVQTARSLGIKRADNRKLEEYETFTLGINEMDPVTVASAYAAIGARGKYCAPMAITQVVGQNGTATGYRPKCRQALDPEVADATSHILSGVFTNGTMKAVGGIGRDAAGKTGTNDDQASAWFAGFTPDLAGAVSIGDPRGAIAHKLNGVTIGDKYYGAVFGATIPGPIWKDTMIAALKGVRATSFTPIDSARFGGCGQSCRPRQPVPDDAESEDDAPQPAPDSETASDSETASDE; encoded by the coding sequence ATGGCACGCGGCAGCTGGTCGAAGATCGCGTACCTTGCCGGGGCCGCGGTGGCGGTGGGGGTGCTGACGGCCGGGCTCGCCCTGCCCGCCGTCGGAGGCGCGGGGGTGGCGATCGTCGGCGCGTCGGACGAATTCGACCTCAAACCCGCAGAGCTCACCGAGCCCCCGCTCGCCGAGAAGACGACCGTCCTCGACGCCAAGGGCCACCCGATCGCGCAGTTCTGGGACGTGTACCGCGAGATCGTCCCGCTCGACCAGGTGTCGGAGGTGATGAGAAAGGCGATCGTCTCGATCGAGGACTACCGGTTCTACGAGCACGGCGCGATCGACCTCGAAGGCACGATGCGGGCCCTGGCCAAGAACTTCTCCTCGGGAGGGGTGAGCCAGGGCGGTTCCAGCATCACCCAGCAGTACGTCAAGCAGGTGCTGCTCAACACGGCCGTCACCCAGAAGGAGAAGGAAAAGGCCCTGGAGCCCAGCTACGCGCGCAAGCTCAACGAGCTGCGATACGCGATGGGGGTCGAGCAGAAGTACACCAAGGACCAGATTCTCGAGAAGTACCTCAACATCGCCTACTTCGGGGCCGGGGCCAACGGCATCGAGGCCGCGGCCCGGCGGTTCTTCGGCGTGCACGCCTCCCAGCTCAACCTGTGGCAGGCGGCCACCCTGGCGGGAGCCGTACAGCTGCCCACCGCGACCGATCCGGACGGCGGCGCGAAGAACCGGCAACGGCTGCTGGAACGGCGAAACGTCGTCCTCGACCGGATGGTGGATCTCGGCGCGATCACCCCGCAGCAGGCCGCCGAGGCCAGGTCCAAGAAGCTCGGCTACAAGGGCACTCCCCTGCCCGGCAACTGCGCGGCCAGCCCCTACCCCTACTTCTGCGTGTACGTGCGCGAGGAGTTCCTGCGCGATCCCGTGTTCGGCAAGACCGAAGAGGAGCGCGCCCGGCTCCTCTACCGCGGCGGCCTGACGATCAAGACGACGCTGGACCCCCGCATGCAGGCGGCGGCGGAGAAGGCCATCGCCGCGCACGTCCACGCCTCCGACAACCCCGTCGCCTCCGAGGCCCTGGTCCAGCCGGGCACCGGGATGATCAAGGCCATGGCGGCCAGCCGCGAGTACGGCACCTCCGCGAGCAAGAATGAGATGTCGTACAACATCGTGGCCGACACCGACCACGGCGGCATCGGCGGCTTCCAGGCGGGCTCGACGTTCAAGACCTTCACGCTGATCACGGCCCTGAAACAGGGCATGAGGATCGACGACGGCTTCACCGTCGGCAACGGCTACCGTGCCTCGAACTACTCCGACTTCAAGAACTGCAAGGGCGAGAACATGGGCGCACCGGAGCACACCGTCACCAACGACGAGGGATCTCCCGGCTTCAAGTCCCTGCAGACCGGCACCTGGGAGTCGGTCAACACCTTCTTCATGGAACTGGAGCGCCGCGTCGGCCTGTGCGACACCGTCCAGACCGCCAGGTCGCTGGGCATCAAGCGCGCCGACAACCGGAAGCTGGAGGAGTACGAGACCTTCACCCTCGGCATCAACGAGATGGACCCGGTGACGGTCGCGAGCGCCTACGCCGCCATCGGCGCACGAGGGAAGTACTGCGCTCCCATGGCCATCACCCAGGTCGTCGGCCAGAACGGCACGGCGACCGGCTACCGGCCGAAGTGCCGCCAGGCGCTGGATCCCGAGGTCGCGGACGCCACGTCGCACATCCTGTCGGGGGTGTTCACCAACGGCACGATGAAGGCGGTGGGTGGCATCGGCCGCGACGCCGCCGGCAAGACCGGAACCAACGACGACCAGGCGAGCGCGTGGTTCGCGGGGTTCACCCCCGATCTGGCCGGCGCGGTGAGCATCGGCGACCCCCGGGGCGCCATCGCGCACAAGCTCAACGGCGTCACCATCGGCGACAAGTACTACGGCGCCGTGTTCGGGGCCACCATCCCCGGGCCGATCTGGAAGGACACCATGATCGCCGCACTGAAGGGGGTGCGGGCCACCTCCTTCACCCCGATCGACTCGGCGCGCTTCGGCGGCTGCGGGCAGAGCTGCCGGCCGCGGCAGCCGGTGCCCGACGACGCGGAAAGCGAAGACGACGCTCCGCAGCCGGCGCCGGACAGTGAGACGGCATCGGACAGTGAGACGGCATCGGACGAGTGA
- a CDS encoding ricin-type beta-trefoil lectin domain protein: protein MFRPPRRALTLAVACVTALLVAGPVGASPALAAGEPVNIWLTTTSDAGGRTVTRGLQQQSPIAFGPAGGGANHTITVNEGTTYQQFEGGGASITDTTAYLLRGGPISAATRDTVMRKLFHPTDGIGLSFVRNPIGASDLSRPGNVSLDDTCCDLNDFGVNGYDTNVRLLTQQARSLNPELRVKGVPWSAPGWMKDNGRMDQMGWLKFEYYPMYAQYLVKYIQSYQAAGVPVNYISVQNEPNCCQAGNPTAMNYPGMSWNSSGLAEFTKNHVYPAFRAAGITTKVLVHDWNYGDYAGMGAGVLNDAAVRNDPLFGGIAWHGYGGDPAIGTQVHNQYPAVRQFSTEHSGGTWVGNQHNDDLSDIVNYARNWSGSLVKWSLALNQGMGPHNGGCGTCTGLITVQEGGSRAGQVDYTIEYYTTGHLTKFVRPGAYRIDSTANGTIQNVAWRNPDGSKALIAHNRGTSAQSVRVNWGDQSFVYSLPARTTATFTWAGTPGSGGPGGPGGTGGTVTGLAGKCMDVAGGSNADGTAVQLYTCNGTTAQQWTRPGDGTLRVLGKCLDVVDNGTANGSRLQLWSCFGGANQQWTYNAATRDLVNPATNRCVDVTGNTGADGTRLQLWDCTGGANQKWTMS from the coding sequence GTGTTTCGACCTCCTCGCCGGGCTCTGACCCTGGCCGTCGCCTGCGTCACCGCCCTGCTGGTGGCGGGGCCCGTCGGCGCCTCACCCGCCCTCGCCGCGGGTGAGCCCGTGAACATCTGGCTCACCACCACCTCCGACGCGGGCGGCCGGACCGTCACGCGAGGTCTTCAGCAGCAGTCACCCATCGCCTTCGGTCCCGCCGGCGGCGGCGCGAACCACACCATCACCGTCAACGAGGGCACCACCTACCAGCAGTTCGAAGGCGGCGGAGCCTCGATCACCGACACCACCGCCTACCTGCTGCGCGGCGGTCCGATCAGCGCGGCCACCCGTGACACCGTGATGCGCAAGCTCTTCCACCCCACCGACGGCATCGGCCTGTCGTTCGTGCGCAACCCGATCGGCGCCTCCGACCTCTCCCGGCCCGGCAACGTCTCCCTCGACGACACCTGCTGCGACCTCAACGACTTCGGAGTCAACGGGTACGACACCAACGTGCGCCTGCTCACCCAGCAGGCCAGGTCGCTCAACCCGGAGCTGCGCGTCAAGGGCGTGCCGTGGAGCGCCCCCGGCTGGATGAAGGACAACGGCCGGATGGACCAGATGGGCTGGCTCAAGTTCGAGTACTACCCCATGTACGCCCAGTACCTGGTCAAGTACATCCAGAGCTACCAGGCCGCCGGCGTCCCGGTGAACTACATCTCGGTGCAGAACGAGCCCAACTGCTGCCAGGCGGGCAACCCGACCGCGATGAACTACCCCGGCATGAGCTGGAACTCGTCCGGGCTGGCCGAGTTCACCAAGAACCACGTCTACCCGGCCTTCCGGGCCGCGGGCATCACGACCAAGGTCCTCGTCCACGACTGGAACTACGGCGACTACGCGGGCATGGGCGCCGGCGTGCTGAACGACGCGGCCGTGCGCAACGACCCGCTGTTCGGCGGCATCGCCTGGCACGGCTACGGCGGCGACCCCGCGATCGGCACGCAGGTCCACAACCAGTATCCGGCCGTACGCCAGTTCAGCACCGAGCACTCGGGCGGCACCTGGGTCGGCAACCAGCACAACGACGATCTCTCCGACATCGTCAACTACGCCCGCAACTGGAGCGGCAGCCTCGTCAAGTGGAGCCTCGCGCTCAACCAGGGCATGGGCCCGCACAACGGCGGCTGCGGCACCTGCACCGGCCTGATCACCGTCCAGGAGGGCGGCTCCCGCGCGGGCCAGGTCGACTACACCATCGAGTACTACACGACCGGCCACCTCACGAAGTTCGTCAGGCCCGGGGCGTACCGGATCGACTCCACCGCCAACGGCACGATCCAGAACGTCGCCTGGCGCAACCCCGACGGTTCCAAGGCCCTGATCGCGCACAACCGCGGCACCTCGGCCCAGTCCGTCCGCGTCAACTGGGGCGACCAGTCCTTCGTCTACTCCCTGCCGGCCCGCACCACCGCCACCTTCACCTGGGCCGGGACCCCCGGCAGCGGCGGTCCCGGCGGTCCCGGGGGTACGGGCGGCACCGTCACCGGCCTGGCCGGCAAGTGCATGGACGTCGCGGGCGGCAGCAACGCCGACGGCACCGCCGTTCAGCTCTACACCTGCAACGGCACCACCGCCCAGCAGTGGACCCGTCCCGGCGACGGCACGCTCCGCGTGCTCGGCAAGTGCCTGGACGTCGTCGACAACGGCACGGCCAACGGCAGCCGGCTCCAGCTGTGGTCGTGTTTCGGCGGCGCCAACCAGCAGTGGACCTACAACGCGGCGACCAGGGACCTGGTGAACCCCGCGACCAACAGGTGCGTGGACGTCACGGGCAACACCGGCGCCGACGGCACCCGCCTCCAGCTGTGGGACTGCACCGGCGGCGCGAACCAGAAGTGGACGATGTCCTGA
- a CDS encoding LacI family DNA-binding transcriptional regulator, with protein sequence MRATVRDIAAETGLSIATVSRVLNGQSNVAPHTRELVLQVVGRLGDQAPRPRAAQETMAGGTVYVRCPYLLTDYFGLIVSSIGETVELHGGQMILSTGESARRPALSGLPGRSDIAGAILILPPEPGEELVRLRDRRFPFVVIDPRTPPPKDIVAVSAAHFAGARKLMAHVVELGHRRVGIIGGPVKWLPSEARLAGYTASLADVGVLPSAELLRNVLEPNAENGYRAACELLDLPERPTALVAFNDKMAVGALWAAAERGLSVPGDLSVAGFDDIDLSRATLPMLTTVRQPLQEMGRMAVTLLMRLLSRHTLEALHVSLGTDVIVRDSTGPAPR encoded by the coding sequence ATGCGCGCGACCGTGCGCGACATCGCGGCGGAGACGGGCCTGTCGATCGCCACCGTCTCCCGGGTCCTGAACGGGCAGTCCAACGTCGCCCCGCACACCCGGGAGCTGGTGTTACAGGTCGTCGGCCGCCTCGGGGACCAGGCGCCCCGGCCTCGCGCCGCGCAGGAGACGATGGCCGGCGGCACGGTCTACGTGCGCTGCCCCTATCTGCTGACCGACTATTTCGGGCTCATCGTCTCCTCGATCGGTGAGACCGTCGAGCTGCACGGCGGGCAGATGATCCTGAGCACCGGCGAGTCGGCCCGGCGCCCGGCGCTCTCCGGCCTGCCCGGCCGCTCCGACATCGCGGGAGCGATCCTGATCCTCCCCCCGGAGCCGGGCGAGGAGCTCGTACGGCTCCGGGACCGCCGGTTCCCCTTCGTGGTGATCGACCCCAGGACGCCTCCGCCCAAGGACATCGTGGCGGTGTCGGCCGCGCACTTCGCGGGCGCGCGCAAGCTGATGGCGCACGTGGTCGAGCTCGGTCACCGCCGGGTCGGCATCATCGGCGGTCCCGTGAAGTGGCTGCCCAGCGAGGCCAGGCTGGCCGGATACACCGCGTCGCTGGCCGACGTCGGGGTCCTGCCGTCGGCCGAGCTGCTCCGCAACGTGCTGGAGCCCAACGCCGAGAACGGCTACCGCGCGGCCTGCGAACTGCTCGATCTGCCGGAGCGGCCGACGGCGCTGGTCGCGTTCAACGACAAGATGGCGGTCGGCGCGCTGTGGGCGGCGGCCGAGCGCGGCCTGAGCGTCCCCGGCGACCTGTCGGTCGCGGGTTTCGACGACATCGACCTCAGCCGGGCGACCCTGCCGATGCTGACCACGGTGCGCCAGCCTCTGCAGGAGATGGGCCGGATGGCGGTCACGCTGCTGATGCGACTGCTCAGCCGGCACACGCTGGAGGCGCTGCACGTCTCCCTGGGGACCGACGTGATCGTTCGCGACTCCACCGGGCCCGCTCCCCGCTGA
- a CDS encoding CU044_5270 family protein — MNPMDQLRAARPAHLDTPVDESTRAAELSHAMAQARPARRRKISRPVWGLSLAGAAAAVTAAVAVTVTGGTAPTQGTAAGGTTPSPSAPSATRSGQPVVRLSAKQILLVAAESSLKAREDDSGAYWYVEGVSGNASRVGTAVRYTVHSTGSHRLWVARSPKGESWFVDQNLGTKPAPGEEEAWKKDGSPAKWTVEMPAPKQNDKQGTKRLVIEAKAGKPFGNPINLGDKVFDLAGRNVSVAELQELPTTAAALKRRLLQGYAGHGTESNEKQDANTWLYQVTSGLLSEMPVKPAVRAAAYQVLAGMDGVRSLGEVTDALGRKGQGIARPEAWSDGRFERQLIVDPETGVLLTDQIVAVRATGAYAWAKPGTAINWTSTTEASWTDKEPVKPE; from the coding sequence ATGAACCCGATGGATCAGCTGCGGGCGGCGCGCCCGGCCCACCTCGACACCCCGGTGGACGAGAGCACCCGGGCCGCCGAGCTTTCCCACGCCATGGCGCAGGCCAGGCCGGCGCGGCGCCGGAAGATCTCCCGGCCGGTGTGGGGCCTGAGCCTGGCCGGCGCGGCGGCGGCCGTCACCGCCGCCGTCGCGGTGACCGTGACCGGTGGAACGGCGCCGACGCAGGGCACCGCGGCCGGCGGTACGACGCCGTCGCCGAGCGCCCCGTCCGCGACCCGGAGCGGGCAGCCGGTCGTCCGGCTCTCGGCCAAGCAGATTCTTCTCGTCGCGGCCGAGTCGTCGCTGAAGGCCCGGGAGGACGACAGCGGGGCGTACTGGTACGTCGAGGGGGTGAGCGGCAACGCCAGCCGGGTGGGCACCGCGGTGCGATACACGGTGCACAGCACGGGCAGCCATCGGCTCTGGGTGGCTCGCTCGCCCAAGGGTGAGAGCTGGTTCGTCGACCAGAACCTGGGGACCAAGCCCGCCCCGGGCGAGGAGGAGGCCTGGAAGAAGGACGGCTCGCCGGCGAAGTGGACGGTGGAGATGCCGGCCCCCAAGCAGAACGACAAGCAGGGGACCAAACGCCTGGTGATCGAGGCCAAGGCGGGCAAGCCGTTCGGTAACCCGATCAACCTGGGCGACAAGGTCTTCGACCTGGCCGGGCGGAACGTGTCGGTGGCCGAGCTCCAGGAACTGCCCACGACCGCGGCGGCGCTGAAGAGGCGTCTGCTGCAGGGTTACGCCGGTCACGGCACGGAGTCGAACGAGAAGCAGGACGCGAACACCTGGCTCTACCAGGTGACCTCCGGGCTGCTGAGCGAGATGCCGGTGAAGCCCGCCGTCCGGGCCGCGGCCTACCAGGTGCTCGCCGGGATGGACGGGGTGCGGTCGCTGGGCGAGGTCACCGACGCGCTGGGCCGTAAGGGCCAGGGCATCGCGCGGCCGGAGGCCTGGTCCGACGGCCGGTTCGAGCGGCAGCTCATCGTCGACCCGGAGACCGGGGTCCTGCTGACCGACCAGATCGTGGCCGTCCGGGCGACCGGGGCGTACGCCTGGGCGAAGCCCGGCACCGCCATCAACTGGACGTCGACCACCGAGGCCTCGTGGACCGACAAGGAGCCCGTCAAGCCGGAGTAG